The sequence AACAAACACGAAAAATGGATGATCAAGTCAACAtaattgttgatttgaacatcgagaAGGAACACCCAGCGCGCGCTTGAGGGAAGGACGCGTGAGCCTAGGTAATCCACGCGTGCCAAGATAAAACGCGGGCGTTTCCACCACAACCGCGGGCGTTCCTACCACAAACTCCGGCGTTTCTACCACAAACGCCCACTGCAAATTCTGTTATCTTACTAATATTTAtctcactttatcctattttatctcacttttatcctattttatctcacttcatcctattttatctcaccaaaatattatattttatatttgaaCTTTATCCTACGAagcattttatattaaaaagaaatactagtgggtccctagaaaaccaaatctgttcattttactctgctttaccatagtggagaaACCCGTTTAACCATCtacgtggctcaacaaaattttgagtttgaacatTACCGTAGGAATTGCCCTAAGCAAAACATACTCCTCCGATTCAACCCAGCAAATTATCCTCCGATTCAACCCAGCAAATTATTCTCGACTCAATCTAGTCACAAAAACTCACCCATTCGACTCAATAAAGATCATTTTcccaaaaataaattttttcaacggaaaatgggtcatttgtccaaatattttaaaatcacggttcaaatggacgagtaaaaaatagtttgggtgaaatggcaaaaatagcaaggatgaaactgaataaatcctgtgtaaattaaaaataagaaaaaatatttaaaaatgggcacgatgaaactggttacatccttcctatttttacatttttgtctaacagtatcaaaatttaactgtccatttcacccaggaattgttgattttggtctttttaaccaattttgtgttatttcCAACCATTCTAAGCCGTCCAATAATCTCACCTGGCaaccataaaataaaaatatcaacGGACAAGATCACACCTAGCAACAAGATCTAAATTTCTCGTTTCGATAAATACCCAACCCAAAGAGATATTCACTTCACAAACACTCTCTTCGACTCGCACAGCAAACCCCACAAATCTCTAGGGTTTTTACGaattttttcaaaaccctaatttatcagTAAAGGTAAGAAGATTTTTGAATTTCTTGgttgggttttgattttgtttaaAAGATCTGTtgaaaacaaaccctaattttgattgttTTGTGTCTTAAAGAATGGGAGAAACAAAAGAGATCGATACGTACGAGGAGGAGCTTCTTGattatgaagaggaagaagagaaagtaCCAGATTCTAATGGTGCTAAAGCTACTGGCGAAGTTGCCAAAAAGTAAGAAGAAATTTTAGAAATTTCTTCGTTTTTCCTTTCGAAACCCTAAGTTGAAAATTTTTGTATGAAATTGATATGTTTTTTTCCTTTGGGGTTAAGTTTGTTTTGGGTTTTTCTTCAAAACCCTAGAAAGGAAAAAAATTTTGAatgaaattgatgtaattttgagATTGGTAGAAGGGTGGAATTTTTCATATGAAATTCATAAGTGATTATAATTTTGGCTTTTTGGAAGCTGAAATTTTGCGACTGAAATTGATGCGATTTTAGATTTTTGAGGTTGATTTCTTTTGGGTTTtcttcaaaaccctagaaattggaaTTATTTTCGAATGATTTGAAATCCTTAAGCTTGAGGCTAATTTGAATGTTTTGGAATGGTGCAGGGGTTATGTTGGAATACACAGTTCTGGATTCAGAGATTTTCTATTAAAGCCGGAGCTTCTTAGAGCAATTGTTGATTCGGGATTTGAGCATCCATCTGAAGGCAATTTACTTTTACTTGGATtcttttttattagctatttctTTGTGTATCTGCTTCCATGTTTTGATATAGTCCTGTTGGTACTTGAAGTTGCATATCGAGCTTTGGGGGGTTGTATTGTACTTTCTTTGTAATCTTAGATTATTGGCTAGTTTTGATTCAGTCCTGTTGGTACTCGAAGTCGACTATCGTGCTATGGGGGGTTGTATTGTACATTCTTTGTAATCTTAGATTATGTTGGCTAGTTTTGATATAGTCCTGTTCGTACTCGAGGTTAAGTATCGTGCTATGGAGGGTTGTATTGCACTTTCTTTGTAATCTTAGATTATGTTGGCTAGTTTTGATATAGTCCTGTTGGTACTCGAAGTTGAGTATCGTGCTATGGGGGGTTGTATTGTACTTTCTTTGTAATCTTAGATTATGATTCAGTTGGCTAGTTTTGATATAGTCCTGTTGGTAGTATGGGTGGTTGTATTTTAGTACACGTTACTGGAGTCATATTCTGAGGGGTGTTGTTTGACTTGCAGGTAAAAAACACTAGTTCTGTACTCCTGGTTTTGGAGGCAAAAATTTATTGGTTACCATTTCCATTAGAGTTCTCGGAGATCATTTCTTACTCACTGAGGGTCCTCGGCTCCAATTTTTCTTTTGGTTCTCAATCAGTTCAACACGAATGCATTCCTCAAGCTATTTTGGGTATGGATGTTATCTGTCAAGCAAAGTCTGGGATGGGAAAAACTGCTGTCTTTGTCCTCTCGACATTGCAGCAGATTGAGCCTGTTGCTGGACAAGTTGCTGCTCTAATCTTGTGTCACACTCGAGAATTGGCTTACCAGGTTTGTGTTCATATTAAACTTTCGTATCACAGACCCCCTTTTGTTCTCTGTTCTAGTTAATGAAGATTTTGACCATTTTCTGTTGATGCTTATATTTCAACCACAGATCTGCCACGAGTTTGAACGGTTCAGCACATACCTGCCTGATATTAAAGTTGCTGTGTTCTATGGTGGTGTTAACATCAAGACCCACAAGGAATTATTGAAAAACGAGTGCCCTCATGTTGTTGTTGGTACTCCTGGAAGGATACTAGCATTGGCCAGGGAAAAGGACCTTGCATTGAAGAATGTTAGGCACTTCATTCTTGATGAATGTGATAAAATGCTGGAGTCTCTTGGTATGGTTCTTTGCAAATAGTCAAACCTGAAATACTCTCGACTATTGCAGCTTTTGGTCCAAACCTCTGTATTTGTTTTCTTGATGTATTTGTTTTCTTGATTGCTGATATGCCAACTATCAGCTTCTTGTCTATATTTCTTTTCCTTAAAAAAGTTATCTCACTGTTCTGTAAATTTTGTAGACATGCGAAAAGATGTACAGGAGATTTTCAAGATGACTCCTCATGATAAGCAAGTCATGATGTTTTCAGCCACACTCAGCAAGGAAATTCGTCCTGTCTGCAAGAAATTTATGCAAGATGTAATGTCCTGTGGCCAGTACCCCtcaatttctgaagttgttttttgAGACCAGTTCTTTGTAGTAGATTATATCAGACAACAAGATCTCGAAAGTGTTCAGCAGTGCACTCTACTTCATGCATTGTGTTCTGGATAGCTTCTGGAAGCTTTTGGGATAATGGTGTTCAGTACCTGTAGACCTTTTCCTTGTACCCTGTAATCTAGCAGCTTTTAGAATACAGCTTTCATTGGGTCATGATTATTTTGTTCTTTAGAACTTTTGTCTTGGGTCATTTGTCGCTGCTGTTACCATGTCATCCATTGGTTATACTTCAGCTTGGAGGGGTTTGTGACAGAGTTCAATGTAGTGTAGTTTCATCATTCTTAAGCAGTGAGTGAATTTTATTCGGGACGAAGTATTTGCGGATCCTATGTTCTTGGGAGTCGTTCGCACGTATCTTGGTTCAGTTATCATGAAGGAAAGGCCTAATCTGCTTTGATCTGACATTTTACTTACAGCCAATGGAAATCTATGTTGACGATGAGGCGAAGTTGACCCTACACGGGCTCGTGCAGGTATTAATTATCTATCATTTATTTACTGGTTATTTTGTACGTCTCTCAACATTTTCCTTAATTACTTTTCTGTTTCGCTCAGCACTACATAAAATTGACCGAGCTGGAGAAAAACCGCAAATTGAATGATCTACTGGATGCGTTGGACTTCAATCAAGTTGTAATTTTTGTCAAAAGTGTGAGCAGAGCAGCTGAACTTAACAAGTTACTCGTGGAGTGCAACTTCCCATCAATTTGCATCCATTCTGGAATGTCTCAGGAAGAAAGGTATATGTTCTCTTCTTCTTAGATTTCATTTATTTACTTTTGATCTTGTTACTTTGTTGTGTATACGTGAAGGTGCAAGTGCCCTAGTGAATCTGCATCTTGTTACTCTGTTGCCTGAAATTggattttcttttaatatttcatAGGTTGACTCGCTACAAAGGTTTCAAGGAGGGGCATAAGAGGATTCTTGTAGCAACGGATTTGGTTGGTAGAGGAATAGACATTGAACGCGTCAACATTGTGATCAACTATGATATGCCTGATTCTGCTGATACTTACTTGCATAGGGTTCGTTGCTGAGCTCTTGTTTCTTCTTCATGCCTTTGTACTTGACATGGGTCTTTGTTTCAATGACATCTCAGTACTGTATGAGTTCAGTTAAACTTAGtaatatctctttctttttgCAGGTTGGCAGAGCAGGTCGATTTGGTACAAAAGGGCTTGCAATTACCTTTGTCTCATCTGCTTCCGACTCAGATGTTCTTAACCAGGTTAGTGGCATTTAAGTTCGCCTCAGTCTCCaatgttttaatttcttattttccagTCGTTCACGGAAGTTTGTTCAGACTTTCGTCACTTCATGTATAGGTTCAAGAGAGGTTTGAGGTAGACATTAAAGAGCTTCCAGAGCAAATTGATACTTCAACATACAGTAAGTTCCCTTTTATGCGCTTTTACTTCTCAACTCCTAAACCAGCATCTGAATTTGGTGTTTCTTATTTTCGGCAAACCCACTTACTGGCATGTTTTGTGCGGTGAACATCCTACAAATGATTTGATTGTTCCACTGTTATCATGTTTCTTCCTTTGTTGTGGCAGTGCCCTCTTAAAGCTCATCAGAAAGCCGGGAGATCTGCTAACAGTTTCAAGGCTGAATTTCAAGGACATCATTAAATTTATGTACCATTTGAGAGGGTGATTGGAGTTGAATGATACTCCTGCAACTGTCTTCTTCTACTGCTGCTGATTTAAGTTCAGTTTCTTTTCTAAATTGCAGCTAGAGATTGTGAACTAGTTTCTATTATCTATCCAGTTTCTAGATACCTAAAACATTTCTCATATGTAACATTAGTGATTAGTCTGGCATTCTGCTTGATCAGCCTTTTAATTGTTATGAAACCAAGCTGAATGTGAGTCGATTTTCCATTTCTTTGTTATGTTTGATTATCaaattaaaaatttaaaacatgtTATAGCATATGCATCAGCCGACTGTCCAACTAGTATTTGCTACTAATGGAAAGCTATTTTAGTACAGCTAGAGGTGTGGAAGGTTGTCGATATATGGTTCTTGTACAGTTAGATGATTAAGGTGTTTAGCCTTCTTTTTTCAGTAAATGGTCATTTAACATCACCGTTTATCAAGAGCGAAGAATTGAAAGTGGGTTTCCTAAATCACTGTTCACACGGGAAGCTACtatcaaatcaagaaaaaagtgcaTATGGTTTGAGAAGCTCAGCAAGCCATCGAACAAATTCAATACAATTTCAAGCGCATCAGGAAAAGCATATAGCAGTTCTAGCAGTTGAATTGCAGTAGAAAACCAACTCCTTTGCTTGGATCAATTTCCTTCCTTCTGAAGGCAACGCGACATGCGTTACGTCTGTTTGGAGTCGATCACTCGGGTGAATTTTTTGCTCCATAAACAAATTTATCCCATTGGAAACAAAGGAGGCACTGAGCTAGAAACATACCGAAGCTGAATCTCTCGTTGCAACACTGAAAGAACTTGTGCCCCTGTAGACATAGACCCAATGTTCGGCACAAGAATCTCTCCCCTGGCCAGCTTTGACACTTTCCCTTGCTTTTCTGTACCCTTTGTTCTCACTCCTAGTAATCGCGTGAGGGAAATTCCAGTCCAAGTTCAACAAAAACATCAGGAAGTGACCCAACCTCCCACCGGGTACAGTACACTGTAACTCTTTTTGCTCAGCAAAAGTGAAACTATTGTCGAGTGTAATGAGGTGCAGTTGATGGTATCCTTCTCATCTTTCAATACAATACCAGGTCGTACCTCAGTGAGTTTATTCTACTTAAAAACGCCTCCGGGAATACTCTCACCGGGAACACCACCCCTAATCTCATCAACCTCTGAACCAGGCTTTTACAATCATGGCGGTGAAATAAAGTTCCCCTCTGGAATAGGAATCATTTTAACAACCCCCTTACTGGAGGAAGTTGCAGAAACCGACCCTTGATCAGTGTAATTGAAAGTAATAGTCTCACGAGTCAGGGCCATTACCCTGCTGAAATCTAAAAATTGGTGTGCAGGGCCACACACACCCTGCTGCAAACATCTGAAAGTGTCTTGGTGACTTGGTGTAACGTCATTGCTTAGAACTCTGGAATTCAAATGATTCCTGATAATGTTAAACTTGTTTTGCCAATGAAACGAGCAGCAACTTGCATTTCTACAGTACGCGGTCTCGATTACATAAGGAAGATGCTAAAAGAACGAAATGACAGACATGGTTTCTTAATCTTTTGGAACAATCTTGATTACAATCTCATTAAAACCTAAATAACTTTCCAACCTTTCGGAAATTACGCATATCAGAAGAAGTCAACGCTATACATTTTATCGTCAATACTTTTTCACTCAAAACCCAagtcaaaaataaaagatattctGCTAAATACCTTCTTACTCATGCCATAACAACTTAATCttatgcttcaaaagaaaaagaaaaacaacttaaTCTTAAAGCTCAAGAGTCAAGATCTTCAAATTATAGGACAGATTAACATCAGTTGACTAAAAACACGCATAAGTACTACCATaatttgaagggaaaaaaaattataaataagCCAAGTAATTGCAGTAAAATCCCTAAGATAAAGAAGGagaaaaaccaaaatcagaaaaaagaagaagaagagagtttACCTTGCTCATTTTTAATCTGCGTTGCTGATAAACTGCAGATACAcacatacaaaaagaaaaaataaataaagaaaagctTACGACCAAGCAACACACAAGATCCTAAATCACACACTAAACTTGAAGCTGAACCAAACGCGCCGAACAAATGTGCCACCCCAGGGTTTCTTCTAAAGATCAATCACATTCCTTTTTCTCATTTTCCTTTCTCTGTTAAACAATTTTTCAGCCAAGCCAAGATCTCTTTTTCTCTTTGTAattgaacgatttttttgggcactactcaaaaatggagggGGACTACTCTTCATTTTTTGGGTGGATATTTAAAGTAATTTTGAGCCACCCCTTATCTAAttttttaataccaaacttgTCCTTGATAATTAAataagttagtgtaatgattagtgagttaattaatgattagtgagattaaattaataagttgatttttttcaaaagaagaattattgaaagggagaagaagaagatgagggttttggaagaaaaaaagttaaatttttttatttaagagccacaacaagagtatgatgttttgggtactcacggatacttcaaatttagttaatggtgcttgaattggccaaaacattcctaaaaaatgaacaatttacaaattaGTTTCGGTTGGTTAACAAAGTTTGGCTACGACATCTGAAGAACATGCAgcgaactcatctgcaagtgtagttccgctaatgtttctgaaaacacaggtgccgaactcaactttaatggagttttttctttcagagaaaagttcggttaggagaagaaaattgtgacgtaaccgaactcaatatataggtttttcagagtaaagttcggtcaggagaaaaaaattgcggcgtaaccgaactttttgcgacgtaaccgaactttttgtgaCGTAACATATGGCCCACCATCACACCCAGACGTAAGAAAAGACTTTTCGCATAATTGGCCCACAATTTTCCCTGCAATCAACAATGCAACGTTGTGAGTATTATTATAGACTTTAATGAAGTGATGGACGAACCAGAAAAGAAAGAGGGAAGGAAAGTAAGATAAGCACAAAGACAACCTTTCATCATAATTATAAATCAAATGGATTCATGGACTTTGGATTCCACGAAGATCCATACAATGGACAAACAATCTACAAGGACCATATAACATCATGGAAAGATTAGACCGAGATGTCGCCATCCAGCATTGGCGCATGCCCAGCCCCCATGAAGGCGTTACTCATCTTCCGAGAATAGCTTCTGATCATGCTCCAATCGTTTTACATACCAAACCTATTGACTGGCACGTAAAAAGAAACTACAAGTTCGAACATCTTTGGCTAACTCACCCACATCTCAAGAAGATAGTAGAAGTATCCTGGAGTCAACAAAATGACTCGGAACCTGCTTTAGACCTTCAGTTAACGCTAATTACCACTGGCGAAATCCTTATGTACTAGAACAAGGAAACTTTTGGACACCTTCCAAAACTAATCAAGAATCAGCGACTCAAATTCAAATGTCACAACACCAATGGCTATACGAACTGTTGATGAACTAGACTATTGGCTAAACCAGGAAAAGCAGCTTCGAACAGATCACTTAACTTTGCTACAATGTCATGCAACATATTGGCAACAATGATCCAGACGTCAATGGCTTCAATCCAGAGACAACAATACAATTTTCTTCCACACAAAAGCCACCATTCATCACAGTTGTAATAATATACAACAATTACCAGGTGGCATACTTTTGTTGTTGGAACTTGTGTAATataaaacaagcttgagataacaacgattgcgagttcgaccaaacagtgctctaacaattataatCGAGAGGTGCATCCCCAGTCATATTTGAACTCTCTAAGAGTCTATCTTTTTTGTATAAGactgactaatgattctaaatCCTTGGACTCTAAAATGGTATTCAggataaacccgttcctctaaaccatcaccggcttcgtaaaaaggaaatactacatcgtctaacatggggtatctctagtcaaatcctcatccttttgaataggtcaataatcattaaaattatttggatttgaactaaaaataaaattatcattataaagctcaattgaagtaacaaattcctgatcaataTGCCTacgtatttcaaattcttcatcagcactatcctcatcattatatataataacatgaaaatggttgaacctcatctaaacaaataatgttaccaattctaacctcgtcatcttgattatgtgaataactatcctcattttcaagggtaataTCGGAAACATTGTATTGAAGATTATTTCGCGAAATTCTTTTGTTTGTCTCAGCTATCTAtctgagggattcctctatagaaagtttactcataaatgcaatttgttcattcatttctaacacaaacctatttgtattctcagtcaACTGCTTAAGAGACTCATCTAGAGAAATGGAAGGATCATAAATTTCATTAGGGTACAATTGTTTGATTAAATCATTCAACggggaactagtactataatattcctcaTTTTCTTGCTCGAATGACCGCTGCGcgtgtggataataattgggctcaccatggtatgaaccataacctataAAAGGTTGATGCTCCcgaccactattcacactatggtcgtAATATAAATAATGTCCATTTTGGAACTCAgttagatattcattgtattggctattataataccatttcgacattcTTTAGTGCTCGTGCAAATGCAAATGATGGTGTTGACTATTTagggtaagcttgggttacctttagcaaaatatacctacaatCATAGACTGGTCAAAGGTACGAGGATAAAGCTTGTGGTTTTTcagatgataacgcccagagggttcaccgtactaaaccacgtgttttcctaataATCGATGCCAGATGATGCAATATGATGTGCACGTGTGCTTTCGTgtttgtattgtttttttttataaataaaatatatacaaacaagcaaacaaaatataaaagttccgaaaataaaaactaacaaaaataaataaaatctatttttttttggattttcttctcttttaggcAAGTCCAACTTTCCACCTTTAGCTTCCAGCAAAACCTgaacaccaaaaacaaaaatacccagagtaaaatctaacaaaataaaaaaaaataaacctaaaaaaaataaaatctaaaacctaacctaaaaacaagtccgcgtcggtggcgccaaaatcATGATGTGTTGTAGGAAGTGGtaataaagttgtcgttcactcggacttgtgaagattatagTTTAGACGTAATAAACTAAAATACTAATAACAAAcataatatatacaaaagattgTTGCAATATCGAGAAATACCGAGACTCCGGATTCACCAATTTCCATATACACGTGGTGCAACTAATaattctagacatttatagctcaaataataacaatttatttcctctaattcatTTCCAAAAGTAGGTTTtgaaagtaatgactgtaaatctaaagcatgagacatcaaaacacttaGAAAGCATCACCCATAAATTGAGATCACAATcatttaataaaaatcataaaccggttaaaaatcaatgcaatctTCTCTCCTTTAAAATGCTAAGTCGAGTTCCCTCGTCGCACGGTGAGTATGACACCACCCTCAAACTAAATTAGATAAAAGATTTGAAGTAAAGCAATCCTGGAGATGACAAGTGACGGAACTCTATTGGTCGAGACATTAAAACATGAATTACACTCTGTTTACACCCTGTATTTAACTCGCCGTTTGTAACACCGTTAGCCAATACATGGATATACAATACTTATGTGCGAATTTACACTTAGCTAATTACTTGCACTTTGTTCACACCAAATACTTAACTGGACGTTACTCACGTCCGTTAGGTATACAATACACACATCCGTCAAACCCTAAAACGTAAGAAAACTAAAACCTAAAGAAACCCAAGCCTCTGTGTCGTCTCGTCTCTTATTCTTCTCAATCTTGGCTGATTTCTCTCTTTATCTCTCTTAGGGTTTGTTATCTCTCTTTAAGTGACGGAATTTACCTCTTTGCCATGTTGCAATAGGCTGTACTTTTGTTGTCTGGCAATGCAAGGGaaatttttaaattttgtaaAACCATGTATGTAAATTTGATTCAGATACGGGACATGTGAAATTGACTTTATGTGGCACATTTTACTATAAAACTCCAAAAAATTTATCATCAAATTTTTCTGAAACCCAACCAAAATCGGTTGATATAGACAAAATGGAAGAGGCTAAATTTCTGCAATTGTTTATAAAACAAAATTTAATTTTGTCAAGATTTTTCTATGGGCACACCATGTACGAtaatattgatttttattatttgtgTAATACTTTGTATACCAACCCGTCAAGGGTCGCTGCTAGTCACTAATTTACCTTTAACACACAGTATAACAATGATACTTTTTGGTATAACTGCTTGTTTTTGGATATGGCTTCATTCACTTTATCTCTACTAAACCCATACTGATGCTTATCATATCCATACGCGTACAGTTTCCTCCAACATTTCACCAGTTTCATCTTATTTTAAGCAAGTTTTCAATGTCCTGTGTTCTCGTTCTGCAAAAATTTAATCCAAAATTATATATTAGGTGCACATTACTATATGCATATCCCCAAACACATGATGAGGTTGCTAAATTAGAGTTACATGCCAAAAAAGGTCATGCATATTCTCGTTAGCAATGGGGATTATTATATATGGTTTTGAAATAACATGACCGATTTATATCATGCAGTTTGTCGCTTGTAAGATTTTTTCTTTTGCCGTTGCATTCAGCTAGCAAGATCTCTCTCAGTGCATGTCGAAATATTCTATGAAAACCTAAAGTCATAATTCAGATGATCTTTTCAGGAACATGTACTTAGTCATTCCGAAATTTAACTTGAGCACTTGGGCTTGTTTAAGATCAAGAATGAAGACTTATTGTGGGGACTTGTCAATCTTTTTTCTGCTATTTTTATGATCGAAATTAGCACTTGAGAAAAGTAAATAGAACGACATTTATCTACGAAACCGATTTTATTCGATGAATTGATTGCTTGTGGaacattttttttgttaaataattTCTGCACAAGCCGCATTTTAGTGCATGAGCCGGTGACCGAGACAGTCACCTGAACCGAGATCAACTACATTGCTTCAAATCAAGATCATGTTATGGAAGTAAACACAAGTTATGAAAGAAGGGAAGTTGTTTTTATATGGTCCTTGACACGCTGGCAAGGTTTGAACTAGTGACGAAGGCAGAATAGAGCTAAGGCAGAATAGAGGTTTAATTGACCAATTATTTATTTTGCACTGAAACCAAGAAAAGAAAGCTATTTCATTTCTCACTCACTCTAGAGTCACCACATCCAATACCTATTCCTCCTGAAAACCCTAAATCACTCACTCTTCGGTCTAAATTTTTCTGCGAATCGCTTCTCCTAAAACTTGGGGTTTGAATGGGGAATTTCAATATGCTCCCATTTGAGATCATGTTCAAAACCTTTTCTCTTACCAACTCAAGTCTTCTTACCAACTCAAAACCATGGATAAAAGGTATTCCACATCCATCTTTCTCACAAATCCATTTCTTAATAAACATGGTTCTGCTCATGATTCTGATGGGAAGTGGAGTTTCATATTTGTAAACACTTAAATCTCGAAGGAATCTACGTGTTCACAACCAAAGTTCGTAATCTAGACATAGACTCATACTGATGAAACATTTGTgccgattccttggctcaaaaccctcggatttatcacagcctcatctaataacaccGTGTGAGCCGTTTGAGCACGGGACCGGAGTAAAAATAAAGAAGACAAAACATAGAAGTAGAGATTCATCGGGTTTTAGACAAATGTAaaatgctgaaatgtaaatgagactggggtttacgtggttcagcacaaaGGCCTACAttcacggggtttgttgtttcactatgtatttgaGAGTTACAagggtagtcgaatgactttggagtttacatgtcTATCTATTGTGAAAGACTTACACTCACTCTTATTCTCTCTccttgatttttccgatccccctcactcttggtggagagggggtatttatggGGTTGAgtctgggacccatctctgagggtcgttgaaaccttatcttcttgtgttttgtgtccgtcccgcggaggtcttcgttcatcacttgatcacgcagaaccatcctcgttcgttccacgggttgattgacacgtatactgctcagagtgtttaatgcgggtagttgaggcgcctgctcgtgtcagacaagtgtcttctgcccctgtcacatccgtgtcagctaactttctcttcaccgttgatcttagctccttttGGGGATGGGATAAAGTAAATCTTCGGGAGATATTTGGTGTTCCGCGgtatatcatgttttgatgtgttggcttgcatgctttccacgtatcttcctatatacacgtgttcgaTGGTgagatatgtacacacaatttgccccttttcttcgggcttgaatatTTAGtgggtgcattgaagaaaacagtcgttgcatatttttccatctctcctaataacttctcctagatacttggtcACGTCTCTTATTCGTGcatttaactgctcatttaatgggcacgcttcccattcctccattaatttccttctctttctttcgggtatattaaggagagaaagagaattaat comes from Papaver somniferum cultivar HN1 chromosome 7, ASM357369v1, whole genome shotgun sequence and encodes:
- the LOC113295025 gene encoding DEAD-box ATP-dependent RNA helicase 56-like produces the protein MGETKEIDTYEEELLDYEEEEEKVPDSNGAKATGEVAKKGYVGIHSSGFRDFLLKPELLRAIVDSGFEHPSEVQHECIPQAILGMDVICQAKSGMGKTAVFVLSTLQQIEPVAGQVAALILCHTRELAYQICHEFERFSTYLPDIKVAVFYGGVNIKTHKELLKNECPHVVVGTPGRILALAREKDLALKNVRHFILDECDKMLESLDMRKDVQEIFKMTPHDKQVMMFSATLSKEIRPVCKKFMQDPMEIYVDDEAKLTLHGLVQHYIKLTELEKNRKLNDLLDALDFNQVVIFVKSVSRAAELNKLLVECNFPSICIHSGMSQEERLTRYKGFKEGHKRILVATDLVGRGIDIERVNIVINYDMPDSADTYLHRVGRAGRFGTKGLAITFVSSASDSDVLNQVQERFEVDIKELPEQIDTSTYMPS